The sequence GACCCATTCGAACAGGCGTTTTTCGTGTTGGTCCAGCTTCCGTGCCTCCAACCTTTCGAAGATGTGAACAAGCGCGTCTCACGGCTTGGCGCGAATATTCCGCTGCTCAAAAACAATCTCTCGCCGCTGACATTCATCGATGTTCCGGACCGGACCTATGTCGATGCGATCCTGGGCGTGTACGAAATGAACCGCATCGAATTGCTGCGGGACCTCTTTGTCTGGGCATACGAACGCTCGGCCAAGGAATACGTGGCCGTGCGCAAGAGCCTGGCCGACCCGGACCCTTTGCGTCTGCGTTACAGGCAGGAATTGAGGGAGATTGTCGCTGATATCGTGCGCTCCAGACGACAGGATGTGCTAGAGGCCATGGAGCGGTTTGCGCATGAACGGATTAAAGCCCGGGACCGGGAAGCCTTTGTCGAAATGGTTCAGGACGAATTAAAGCGCCTTCACCCGGGAACGCTGGCCAGATATCGACTCCGGCTTTCCGAATTCGAAGCGTGGCGGGAGGCAAGAAAAGCTCTCATGAGCTGAAGAATGCGTCGTGCATGGAAAAGAGCGTGGCGGGCATGAGAGCCCCGCCACGTCAAAAAGAGCCGCCTTCCTGCTCCGGCCACGCGCCCTTGTAGCCCCGACACAGGAAGATGGTGAAGGTCTGGCCGGTGCGTTTGCCGTGCGCCGTGGTCACGACCCTGGGTTCATCCACGCTCTCGAACAGGGGGAGCACCCTGTCTGAAACCTTGTCCTTTTGACCCCTGTAGACAAAGACCGCATTTTGCATCCCGCTGTCCGGACCGGGCCACAGATCGTACTGGTTCATCTTGCGCCCCCCGGCCAGACAGAACGCCCTTTTCTGGCCCGGAACGTAAAAACCCAGCTCCGCCGTAACTCCGTATTCACTGCCAAAAACAAAGACTGTGTCCTCCCCGCCCAGCTCATCCCTGGCCTTGGCCACCTGCGCGCCCAAGTCCTGCCAGCCCATGAGCCGGTGCACCGGATTCTTGGGGCTGTCGAAGGGGATGAACCCTTGCAGATGCAAGAGGATGAAGACGACAGCGCCCAGGGCGGGCCAGGCGAAGCGCCATTTGGGACGCGGGTCGCGGTGCGTGAAACGCTCCACGGCCAGGGCCGCGAGCATGATTCCGGCCGGATAGGCAGTGGCCGACCAGTTGGCTTCGACCTTGGTGTGCAGGCTCCAGAACAGGAAAAAGAGCCACACGGGCCAGAAAAAGACGGTCAGAATGATGCCCACGGACCGGGAGAGCCAGGGAAAGGTGGGTTCTTCGCTGCGTTTCAAAAGCTGACGGCCGACCAGCCAGGCGCCGATAAACAGGAACACGAACCACCACGGGGTGACCACGCCAAGCTGGCTGCCCAGATATTCTGGAAAGTTCTTCAGTTCGAAAAAGACCTTGGCCTTGTCCCCGGCCATGGCCCCGCGATACAGGACGTGCTTGATCCCGACCCAGCCGTTGGTGACGTTCCAGATCAGAATGGGCAACATGCCGGCCAGGCCCCCGATGCCCAGGGTTTTCAGGAGCCGGGGCCAGAAAAGCGCGGGCATTTCCTGTTTGCGCCCGATCCAGAACGCGGCCGCCAGCGCCAGAGGAATGAACAGCACCATGGTATATTTGGCCGTGATCCCGAGCGTGAGAAACAGCCCGAGCATGATGAACGCCGCAAGGTGACCCTTGTCCACGGTTACGCTAAGGCAGATCATGCCCAGGAGCCAGCAGACCAGGAGCGGGTTGTCCGTGGTCATAAGGAGGCCCCCGGCCATGAAGAGCATGGTCGTGTTCAGGACGACGAGGGTCCAGAAGGCGGTGCGGATGCGTTTCAGATAAATGCCGATCCAACCCAGCACGGCCACCTGCATGATCATCGCCCCGACCATGGCCCCGGCGCGCACCCCGAGCTCCGTGGCCCCTAGAAAGACCGTGCCGACATAATTGATGAACGCGATAAGCGGCCCCTTGGAATAATAGGACCACTGCAGGGTCCGGCTCCAGTCCCAGTATTGGGCCTCGTCGGGCGCGAGGTTGAGTTGCCCCGTGACCACGAACCAGTATCTGGCCAGGGTCGCGGCCGTGATCAAAAGAAGACTCAAAGCCCAATACAGGGCGGATTCGTGGCGATCGGTCATATGGTTCCCTCCTTGGCGGGAGCTGCGGCGAGAATATTCTTGATGTCCTGCGCATGACCGGGGTCGATGCGAAACTCGTCCTGCCAGGGCGGCAGGACAAAAAATGAGTGTCCGGGCCAGGAAAGGGCGGCCGCATGCAGAAGAAGCCCTCCGCCCTGGCCATAGCGGGGGTCGCCGACAATGGCGTGACCGCAATCGGCCAGATGAACCCGGATCTGATGGGTGCGCCCCGTGCCGAGCACGACCAGCAGCAGGCTTTTCCCAGCCGTCACAAGCACTGGATGAACATGGGACACGGCCCGCTTACCCTGCCCGGAGACCACCTGCTCACCGCTTCCGGTTTGGGCCTTGGCCAGCTCCGAAACAACCGTCCGCCAGCCGGCCGCTGCCCATGCCCCTTCCACCCAGCACAGATAGCCCTTGGTCAGCGTGGGCCATGACGCGTGCATCGCACGCAGAAAATCATGGGTCTTGGCGCAGAGCAGAAGCCCGGACGTGTCGCGGTCCAGGCGATGCACAGGGATGGGCACGAAGGCCTGCCCCGCAAAGCAGGCCTTCAGCCGATCGTGCACGGAGTCGGTCCAGCCCGTGCCGCCATGAACGGGCAATCCGGCGAGCTTGTCGATCACGAGCATCTCGTCGTTCTCGAACACTCCCCGCAGCCCCGGCAGATCGCGCAGGCTCTTTTCCTTGCGTTGCACGGTGACGGGCGGAACGCGCACTGTCTGTCCCGTCAACACGCGATCGAAGGGCTTGCAGCGGCGGCCGTCGATGCGCACCTGTCCTGTACGCACCAGACGCATGAACAGGCCCGTCGGAAGCGTCCCCAGCCGGGCCTCCAGAAAGGAGACGAGCTTGCGGCCGTTTTCCTCGCGCCCGACCTCCACCAACTGAACCGACGTCCTTTCCGACTGCATGGACCCTCCGCTTTGACAGGCCCTTTCTTGATGGCTACAGGGGCTCTTGTCAAATAAGCCTTTAAACCACCCCTCTATGAAAAATACCACTCGCTCTTTCAGGCTGGTGTGCGCAAAGGACCAGATCCAGGATGTGGAAGCCCTGCTCCAGGCCGAAGGCTTTCGTTTCGAGCCGCAGCCCTGTTACGACCTGGCGCGAACCCTGACCGCCGAGCCCATGCCGCTCGGGCGAAGCATCGCGGCCAAGTTCGGCTACATTTACATTCAGGATAAATCCTCCATGCTGCCGCCCCTGGCCCTGGCCCCCGCGTCCGGCGACCGGGTGCTGGACTTCTGCGCCAGCCCGGGCAGCAAGACCGGCATCCTTTCCAGCCTGGTCGGGCCCTCCGGGCTGGTGCTGGCCAACGAGCCAAGCCCGGACCGCCTGGCCACCCTGCGCGTGAACATGCGCCATCTCGGCTGCTACAACGTGGCCACCTGCAAATATGAAGGCCAGTCCCTGCCTCTTCAAGACGACTCGTGGCCGCACATCCTTCTTGACGCGCCCTGCAGCGGCTGGGGCACGGTGGACAAGAACCCCAAGGCCGCCCAGATGTGGGCCGGGGAAAAAACAGCGCCGCTGGAAACCCTGCAGCGGGAACTTTTGACCAAGGCCGCAGGGCTTCTTGCCCCGGGAGGGCGACTCCTTTATTCGACCTGCACC is a genomic window of Desulfomicrobium baculatum DSM 4028 containing:
- a CDS encoding RsmB/NOP family class I SAM-dependent RNA methyltransferase is translated as MKNTTRSFRLVCAKDQIQDVEALLQAEGFRFEPQPCYDLARTLTAEPMPLGRSIAAKFGYIYIQDKSSMLPPLALAPASGDRVLDFCASPGSKTGILSSLVGPSGLVLANEPSPDRLATLRVNMRHLGCYNVATCKYEGQSLPLQDDSWPHILLDAPCSGWGTVDKNPKAAQMWAGEKTAPLETLQRELLTKAAGLLAPGGRLLYSTCTTNVRENEDQVRFAMEHLGLVPEPLTEFPGFKFAPSLPGCLLVDGEGSLAQGFFLAALGKPGQQEKSLRAPKAELPGELVSREEFSARTGLDTGWLPEHCFLRVGGRIYLILEQAAKLPAELRWQGYAVGKSAGDSILADATLRMFVPPRPDEKSLVLEQVNTIRELLSGQSLSWSGPGKRLAFYFNGLPLGFLTIKGNRCLWSDR
- a CDS encoding RluA family pseudouridine synthase; the encoded protein is MQSERTSVQLVEVGREENGRKLVSFLEARLGTLPTGLFMRLVRTGQVRIDGRRCKPFDRVLTGQTVRVPPVTVQRKEKSLRDLPGLRGVFENDEMLVIDKLAGLPVHGGTGWTDSVHDRLKACFAGQAFVPIPVHRLDRDTSGLLLCAKTHDFLRAMHASWPTLTKGYLCWVEGAWAAAGWRTVVSELAKAQTGSGEQVVSGQGKRAVSHVHPVLVTAGKSLLLVVLGTGRTHQIRVHLADCGHAIVGDPRYGQGGGLLLHAAALSWPGHSFFVLPPWQDEFRIDPGHAQDIKNILAAAPAKEGTI
- a CDS encoding ArnT family glycosyltransferase: MTDRHESALYWALSLLLITAATLARYWFVVTGQLNLAPDEAQYWDWSRTLQWSYYSKGPLIAFINYVGTVFLGATELGVRAGAMVGAMIMQVAVLGWIGIYLKRIRTAFWTLVVLNTTMLFMAGGLLMTTDNPLLVCWLLGMICLSVTVDKGHLAAFIMLGLFLTLGITAKYTMVLFIPLALAAAFWIGRKQEMPALFWPRLLKTLGIGGLAGMLPILIWNVTNGWVGIKHVLYRGAMAGDKAKVFFELKNFPEYLGSQLGVVTPWWFVFLFIGAWLVGRQLLKRSEEPTFPWLSRSVGIILTVFFWPVWLFFLFWSLHTKVEANWSATAYPAGIMLAALAVERFTHRDPRPKWRFAWPALGAVVFILLHLQGFIPFDSPKNPVHRLMGWQDLGAQVAKARDELGGEDTVFVFGSEYGVTAELGFYVPGQKRAFCLAGGRKMNQYDLWPGPDSGMQNAVFVYRGQKDKVSDRVLPLFESVDEPRVVTTAHGKRTGQTFTIFLCRGYKGAWPEQEGGSF